CTTTGGACATCATTATGAATGGAAGATAATGATCCGGTCCGAATAAAGTGTGTAAAAAACCGATTGATAAAGCCGTAACTAATAATATCGTTAGTTCATTTCCCATCAACATCTCCTTTTTTTCTCACCATGAAGGCACTAATGTACGAAGAATCACGAAGTTATAATTTAATTTGTTAATGTTTGTTCGTGTTCTTGGTGAATAATTTTATTAAATTTCTCCAGTTGTTGCCAGATTAAGATTTGCATGTTTAACACCTTTCGCTGCTTTCAGTTTGGTGCAGAGATTTTTCAATTTCTTCGGTTTTCCTTTTACCACAACAATCTCGAAGCAGTAATCATGATCTAAATGTATATGTTGCGATGAAATTATCAGTTCGTGATTTTCATGTTGGATATTGGTAAGATTATTCAGCAGATCGTGTTTGTGATGATCAAAAACAAGAGAAATAACACCGGTAATAATTTTATCTTCATTCCATTCCTGTTCGATCAGTTTTTCGCGAATAATATCCGCAATTGCATTGGATCGATTAGGATAATTCTCTTTCTTGATAAGATGATCAAATTTGTTTAGAAGTTCCTTTTCCAGAGAAACACCAAATCTAACTAATTCCGACATCTAACCTCCGTGTTACGAATGTCAAAAATGTGTTACTGAATTTGGTGTCAATAATATTCAATCGAAAATTTTCCGATAAGAATGACAATACGGATATTTCCCTGTTTTTAGATAATAATCCTGATGATAATCTTCCGCTGGATAGAATTTTTCTGCTTTTCCCAAGGTAGTAGCAACATCATAATCCATTTTCAGAAGTTGTTTGATGATTTTATTTGCAGTTTTTTTTTGACCTTCATCGAGATAAAAAATTGCCGATCGATATTGTTCTCCTATATCTGGTCCTTGCCGATTAATCTGAGTAAAATCGTGGATTTCAAAGAATAATTTAACCAGTTTTTCATAAGAAACTATTTCCGGATCAAAGGTTATTTCTACTGCTTCCGCAAAACCTGTTGATCCCGAACAAACCTCTTTATAAGTTGGATTTTCGGTCTTTCCTCCAATATATCCGGAGATGACCTGCAGAACTCCATCCAGTTTTTGAAAATGATATTCCACACCCCAGAAACAACCTCCGGCAAAGATCGCTCTTTGAGTTTCCGGAGACACTTCTTCTATAAAATTCAAGGATAATGAATTTACACAATGTCGAGTGTTTTTATCTGTAAAGCCTTCTCCCAGAAAAATGTGACCGAGATGTGCTCCGCAATTTGCACAGACAATTTCAGTACGAATTCCATCTACATCCGGGTTTCGTTTCACAGCATTTTCGATTTCATCTTCAAAACTGGGCCAGCCGCAACCGGAATCAAACTTATCATCTGAGTGATACAAAGGAGCATTACATCTTTTACAGAGGTATGTTCCGGATTTATCGTGTTTGTAGTATTTTCCGGAAAATGGTCGTTCTGTTCCTTTATGGATGATGACCTGCTCTTCTAAAGGAGTAAGTTTGTTGTAGTTCATAGATTCGTTTCCTTTTAAAAAAATAAATGCTATAATTAATAAGGCAAAAGTTGTTGATTTCATTTCTTTCTTACAATCTACCTTTTTCTATTTCAGACATGATGCTACCTTTCCGCCCACAACTCTAAAACATTCCCGTTCGAATCTTCAAAACTTGCACAATATCCAAAACCTTTCCCGATATTATATTTTTCTTTTATTAGTTTGCCACCTAATTTTACGATTTTATCAATTGTTCGATCAATATCTATAACGGTTATCGAAAAACCTATTCCTTCTGAACACGGCTTTTTGTTTTTGTTCAATCCACCTTTGATGTTTCCTGCTTTGAAAAATAGATAATCACGACTGTATTCAGAGAAATCCCAACCGAAAATTTTTGAGTAAAACTCTTTCGCTTTCTCCAAGTTTGGAGCAGGAATTTCAATCCATTCGATTTTACATCTGTTTTCCATCTTTTTCTCCACAATTCACCACAAAGACACAAAGGCACAAAGAAAGACACAAAGAAAATCTCCTCTTGAGAGGAGTACCCGATTTATCGGGGGAGGTGTGTTTCATTAATCATTTTTTTCGTGCCAATTAGTGGTTTCATTCTTATCCGTTTAATCCCTGAAAATCCGCGAGCCAAAAGATCATTCCACACGAAACCGAAAGATCTCCGCTTCTGCAAAATCGTATTTCAGACGCTTCAACAGGTTCTTTTCTTCATCCAGAATCTCGATCATACCGTTCTTACCGACCAATCCGGGATTTGAATTTCGATACCACCATTGTCGTATCATTCCGTCCTCCTTGCGGTCGATGATCTTCAATTCATAACATCCGGTAGGAAGCTCGATCAATTCTTCATAAATTTCATTGTCCTCAAATCCTTCTTTTTCATACAAAATTTTCCCGACATCATCAGTGATCGTATAAGCATTATCTTTTGCTCTTCCCAAACCTTGTGCTTCGATATGCATAAGGAATTTTCCGGGAAGTATTTGCGGACGAAACACGATAGAAGTCATTTTATCATTGTTTGGATATTCATCGAATTGTCCGTTCGGTTTGGAAATTTCTACGACAAAAATACTGTCAGGACTTTCCCAATCGATATGCGGCAAAATGATATTCTCTTTTTCCAAAAATTCCAGGTTTCCGAACCATTTATGAATATACTTTTTTTCAGAACATAATCCGTATTTGATAGTTAAAGTTTTCAAAGGATCTTTTCCGGAATTGCGAATAATGATTTCCGGATTTGTGCAGATGGGATTTATCCTGCTGTAACTGTCTTTATTGGAAGGAACAATAATATCATAAACTTCAGCATTGATTCTGAAGTTCGGTTTTCCATAAGAAAAAAGTTGATGACACTGACGAAACATTCCGTCCTTTTCACCGTTATCTCGATACATTTCAATTCCATAATCGAACATTATCGTATCACCAGGATCCACAATATTCGTCAGTTCATAATCGTATGTATCGACTGGAGTTCCCGGACACCAGCCGGCTCGATCAAATTGCCAGGTTCCACCTTGCGGATAGATAGGATTATCACCGCAATTCTTCCAGATTATCCAACGAAATAAAATACTCTCATCGGCATAATAAGTATGAGTTTTGCGATCCCATTCGCAGCAGTTTCGCGGACCAAAATGTCCATGACCGGAAATCCTGGCTCGCATTTTATATCCGCTGGCTTTAGGATCAAAAATCAGTTCAAATGGTTTCATAACACTATCAACAGCGATTTTTTCGTATTTATAATTTCCCCATTCATAAAGATTTTTCACAGAAATAACATCTCGTGGTGGAATTCCTTCTATAAAGACAAACTTCAGATCGAGAAGTTCAGATTGACTGCCGGATGAAATATCTAATCTGCCTTTTAAAAGAGGAGCATAATCCGTAACATCATAAATGTATGTCCACCCGCAATCTCCGTTCAAGTCGAGTCCAATTCCGTAAGGAGTTACATAGTTATCCAATTCGAAGACTTCGACCGTATCGTTAACCGGAATATGAAGAAGAGTGTAAGTGCAGTAATCCCACTCTCCGCAAGGGAAACTGTCTTGTTTAGTTTGCTCATCACATTTCAAAGTTCTAAGCATATAAATCTTTTCCCAGGTTCGTTCATCATCAGGGAAATCAAAGAAATCTCTGCGTTTTTCAATGTCACCAAAGGTGAAGGTTTGCACGATGAGTGAATCACCAACTGCAGAAAACAGCGGGAAGATCAAGATAGACAAGATAGTGAATAATATGGTTTTCTTCATATCTGATCCTTTTTTATTTTAATTCAACATTCCGATGTTAATATTGATCGATATTAACAAGATTTACAAAAATATAATCCTCTGGGAAAAACCATTTCAAGGTTTTCTTCACAAAACATATTGTTCATCGCACTTTATGTAAATCAATCTCTCATCCCTTCGATCGTCTCGATATGCAATTCTTTTCCTGTGATCAATTCCGTATCAAACGATTCGCATTTTTCGCAGAAAAAAATCGGTTCATTCAGGATCGTTTCTTCTCCGCAGTTTCTGCATTTTATCCTCACATCGATTTCTTTCATAATTAGTTTGGCATCTGCAAAACCTTCATATTCGGTTTTCATCAAGTCAAAATGCATCATCATTACTTCTTCTACGATCTGATGGAATTTCCCGACAATGATCTTAACTTCTTTGATCTCGACCAGCTTTTCTTTATCTTTTATCTCTTTGGCTATTTCAAATAACGAATGAACTATTGCTCCTTCGTGCATAATTTTTCCTTTTTTTACCGCAAAGACGCAAAGAGCGCAAAGGTTAAGTTTCTCATTCAACCATGAAAGCGTTAAGCAGGAAGAAGTCTTGAAAGAAACATTTTCATGGTTCTGTTATTCCTGATATCTGAATTTTCCATTCACGAATTTATGAAGAATACTGGAAATAAATGTTTGATATGGTAAACCTTCTTGAATCGCCTTTCTCTGTAATTCTTTCAAATCCCGGGAAGAAATTCGGATGTTTACTCGTTTATCTTTTTTTATCGTATTTCGAGCATATAGTCTTAATTCCGAACTTCGTTTTTCAATATTACCCGAAGTTCTCCATTCTCCATTCTCAAAAGATTTGAGTATTTCCATATCATCCTTATCAAAATTATTTTTCATCTTTTTTCTCCAAATATTTACTTGTTGCTTTTCTGCTTGGAATTATTGTTTTCAGGAATATTTCTGTGTCCGATTCAATATATGGGACTAAACAAGCATAATTCTCAATATTAATCACAAAAATATTCTGGTTTGGATATTTTTTTTGTTTGGATGTTCCAGGTCATCAAGAAGACCATCGTTTTCCAGGTAAAATAGGACATCTTCAAAAGAAATACCTCGGTTCTTTTTTAACCAGATATTCTTCTCTTTACTCCAATTAAATATCTTCATAAAACAAATCTAATCCAATGTGTGCATTTTGGCAACAAAAATATTGCATACCTTGAAAAAGTCTCTTTCAAATTATTCTATCAATTGACTCTTTCAAGGTTCAGCAAAACAAGTTTTATTCTATGAAATCAACATTTTTGAAAACTGTATTACAGACAACCTTGAAAGTGTTAATTAGTAAGAGATTTTGAGAGAAACATTTTCAAGGTTCTTCTTTGC
This sequence is a window from Candidatus Cloacimonadota bacterium. Protein-coding genes within it:
- the nikR gene encoding nickel-responsive transcriptional regulator NikR, with the protein product MSELVRFGVSLEKELLNKFDHLIKKENYPNRSNAIADIIREKLIEQEWNEDKIITGVISLVFDHHKHDLLNNLTNIQHENHELIISSQHIHLDHDYCFEIVVVKGKPKKLKNLCTKLKAAKGVKHANLNLATTGEI
- a CDS encoding bifunctional methionine sulfoxide reductase B/A protein, translating into MNYNKLTPLEEQVIIHKGTERPFSGKYYKHDKSGTYLCKRCNAPLYHSDDKFDSGCGWPSFEDEIENAVKRNPDVDGIRTEIVCANCGAHLGHIFLGEGFTDKNTRHCVNSLSLNFIEEVSPETQRAIFAGGCFWGVEYHFQKLDGVLQVISGYIGGKTENPTYKEVCSGSTGFAEAVEITFDPEIVSYEKLVKLFFEIHDFTQINRQGPDIGEQYRSAIFYLDEGQKKTANKIIKQLLKMDYDVATTLGKAEKFYPAEDYHQDYYLKTGKYPYCHSYRKIFD
- a CDS encoding hydrogenase maturation nickel metallochaperone HypA, which codes for MHEGAIVHSLFEIAKEIKDKEKLVEIKEVKIIVGKFHQIVEEVMMMHFDLMKTEYEGFADAKLIMKEIDVRIKCRNCGEETILNEPIFFCEKCESFDTELITGKELHIETIEGMRD
- a CDS encoding antitoxin, which produces MKNNFDKDDMEILKSFENGEWRTSGNIEKRSSELRLYARNTIKKDKRVNIRISSRDLKELQRKAIQEGLPYQTFISSILHKFVNGKFRYQE